From a single Arachis hypogaea cultivar Tifrunner chromosome 3, arahy.Tifrunner.gnm2.J5K5, whole genome shotgun sequence genomic region:
- the LOC112789720 gene encoding uncharacterized protein, with the protein MNFSFSRQTAFVLLHSHATSSLFSFVFTPLHLLPHLRLLSSWPLTIVSCAHQVIILCLSLYPLFLTCSHSLSLSSVEDVYGYDGDDELQWLIESEKLTLGGNTAPDFEAEAVFDQEFIKVYFCQPKQILPECQPFCVDQMMVDLTGHWFSRERFSDKIYKLKIGSCLFQAHKTKLSAKMGVFSTIGTCIGFGIGTSIGVVIGYYVFIYFQPTHVKDPIIRPLAEQDAKTLQQMLPEIPLWIKNPDFDRWIEQASEPNKEAVIKALLGAKEAMLGIRYHMRLMGEAAGVPIEPESQTKPLDATLNLEGVLLAGVPGAGGFDAVFAVTLGDSSSNVTKIWSSLNVLALLVKEDPYGVFLKRADPRTNEVTSAVSSIHIE; encoded by the exons ATGAATTTCTCGTTTTCACGCCAAACTGCCTTTGTTCTCCTTCATTCTCACgccacttcttccttgttctcTTTCGTTTTCACCccacttcatcttcttcctcaccttcGTCTACTCTCATCGTGGCCACTCACCATCGTCTCGTGCGCTCACCAGGTCATCATTCTTTGTCTCAGTCTCTATCCTCTCTTTCTCACTTGTTCTCACTCGCTCTCTCTTTCCAGTGTTGAAGATGTGTATGgctatgatggtgatgatgaactACAATGGCTAATTGAGTCAGAGAAG TTGACCTTAGGTGGGAATACAGCACCAGATTTTGAAGCAGAGGCTGTTTTTGATCAGGAATTTATCAAGGTATATTTCTGCCAGCCTAAGCAAATATTACCAGAATGTCAGCCA TTTTGTGTGGATCAAATGATGGTTGATCTTACTGGCCACTGGTTTTCAAGGGAACGTTTTTCTGATAagatatacaaattaaagatagGTTCTTGTCTTTTTCAGGCACACAAA ACAAAACTTTCAGCTAAGATGGGTGTATTTAGTACCATAGGTACGTGTATTGGCTTTGGAATTGGAACTTCAATTGGTGTTGTCATTGGATACTACGTGTTTATATACTTTCAGCCAACACATGTCAAG GATCCCATAATTCGTCCTTTGGCCGAGCAAGATGCCAAAACTCTGCAACAAATGCTTCCAGAGATACCCTTGTGGATAAAGAATCCAGATTTTGATCGT TGGATAGAGCAAGCTTCTGAACCCAACAAGGAAGCAGTTATTAAAGCATTGCTAGGTGCAAAAGAAGCTATGCTTGGGATTAGATATCATATGCGCCTAATGGGTGAGGCTGCAGGTGTTCCT ATTGAACCAGAATCACAAACAAAACCTTTAGATGCTACACTGAACTTGGAAGGAGTGTTGTTGGCTGGAGTTCCAGGAGCAGGAGGATTTGATGCTGTCTTTGCTGTTACTTTGGGAGATTCAAGCAGCAATGTGACAAAAATATGGAGCTCACTCAATGTTCTTGCCCTTCTAGTTAAAGAAGATCCTTATGGCGTTTTTTTAAAACGTGCTGACCCTAGAACAAATGAAGTCACTTCAGCTGTATCTTCAATTcatattgaataa
- the LOC112789719 gene encoding pentatricopeptide repeat-containing protein At4g16835, mitochondrial, protein MYYSGLVRNFVLTLSKRHVSSSSGLGCGSTMLVTPLPSQFNQSMFNNVVASNKLIANYLRLGDMDSALQVFDKMTVKSTVTWNSILAGYAKNLGNFEVVRQVFDKIPEPNSVSYNIMLACYLNNFGIHRARAYFDVMPVKDTASWNTMISGYAQIGLMGEARMMFLAMPEKNTVSWSAMVSGYVACGDLDSAVECFYAATVKSVITWTAMITGYMKFGRVESAEKLFQEMSQKTLVTWNAMIAGYVDNSRAEDGLKLLKTMLETGAKPNAVSLTSVLLGCSNLSALQLGRQVHQLVCKSPLSSDTTAGTSLVSMYSKCGELKDASKLFVQIQRKDLLSWNAMISGYAQHGAGEKALELFDAMKNDGMKPDWITFVAVFLACNHAGFVDLGVQYFDAMIRDYGIEARPEHYACMVDLLGRRGRLSEAKDLIKSMPFKPHPAIFGTLLGACRIHKNLDLAEFAAKNLLALDPSSATGYVQLANIYAAQNRWEHVARIRRSMKDNNVVKTPGYSWIEIKSVVHEFRSSDRLHPELVSIHKKLNELEKKMKMAGYIPDLEFALHDVEEELKEQLLLWHSEKLAIAFGHLKVPLGVPIRVFKNLRVCGDCHTAIKYISAIEGREIIVRDTTRFHHFKDGSCSCSDYW, encoded by the coding sequence ATGTATTATTCAGGGCTTGTTAGGAACTTTGTTTTAACGCTGAGTAAACGCCACGTGTCCTCCTCCTCCGGCCTTGGTTGTGGCTCCACCATGTTAGTAACCCCACTCCCATCACAGTTCAACCAGAGCATGTTCAACAATGTCGTTGCCTCCAACAAGCTCATCGCCAattaccttcgattgggtgacaTGGATTCtgctctccaagtgtttgataaaatgacagtGAAGAGCACCGTTACTTGGAACTCTATCCTTGCTGGCTACGCCAAGAATCTTGGGAATTTTGAAGTTGTACGCCAAGTTTTTGATAAAATTCCTGAACCGAATAGTGTGTCTTATAATATCATGCTGGCTTGTTatttgaacaattttggcatccaCAGAGCCCGTGCTTACTTTGATGTAATGCCTGTGAAGGATACGGCGTCTTGGAACACGATGATCTCAGGTTATGCTCAGATTGGATTGATGGGCGAGGCGCGCATGATGTTCTTGGCAATGCCAGAGAAAAATACTGTCTCATGGAGTGCGATGGTGTCGGGGTATGTGGCTTGTGGAGACTTGGATTCTGCAGTGGAATGCTTTTATGCTGCAACTGTGAAGAGTGTGATTACCTGGACTGCCATGATCACTGGGTACATGAAATTTGGCAGAGTTGAGTCTGCCGAGAAATTGTTCCAAGAAATGTCTCAGAAGACTTTGGTGACATGGAATGCTATGATAGCTGGGTATGTTGATAATAGCAGGGCAGAAGATGGGTTGAAGCTTTTGAAGACAATGTTAGAGACTGGGGCCAAGCCTAATGCTGTGAGCTTGACTAGTGTGTTGTTGGGTTGTAGTAACCTATCAGCATTGCAACTTGGTAGACAAGTTCATCAGTTAGTTTGTAAATCTCCATTGAGTAGTGACACCACAGCCGGAACTTCATTGGTTAGCATGTATTCCAAATGTGGGGAGCTGAAGGACGCATCGAAATTGTTTGTGCAGATCCAACGGAAAGACCTTCTATCATGGAATGCAATGATTTCTGGTTATGCACAACATGGAGCTGGTGAAAAAGCTCTGGAGTTATTTGATGCAATGAAAAATGATGGCATGAAGCCAGATTGGATTACTTTTGTAGCAGTATTTTTAGCTTGTAACCATGCAGGATTTGTAGATCTTGGGGTCCAATATTTTGATGCTATGATAAGGGATTATGGAATTGAAGCTAGGCCAGAACACTATGCTTGCATGGTTGACCTTCTCGGTCGACGTGGAAGGTTATCTGAGgcaaaagacttgataaaaagtATGCCGTTTAAGCCACATCCTGCCATCTTTGGAACGCTTTTGGGAGCCTGTAGGATCCATAAGAACCTAGATCTGGCTGAGTTTGCTGCCAAGAATCTGCTTGCGCTTGATCCTAGTAGTGCAACTGGATATGTTCAATTGGCCAATATTTATGCAGCACAAAATAGATGGGAGCATGTTGCTAGGATTCGGAGATCGATGAAAGACAATAATGTAGTGAAGACACCTGGATATAGTTGGATTGAGATAAAGAGTGTGGTGCATGAGTTTCGGTCAAGCGACCGATTGCACCCAGAATTGGTTTCTATACATAAAAAACTAAatgaattggagaagaaaatgaagatggcTGGCTATATTCCGGATCTTGAGTTTGCATTGCATGATGTGGAAGAGGAGCTGAAAGAACAGCTACTTCTATGGCACAGTGAGAAATTGGCAATTGCATTTGGACATCTAAAGGTACCATTAGGTGTTCCAATCAGGGTATTCAAGAACTTGAGAGTTTGTGGAGATTGCCACACTGCAATAAAGTACATATCAGCTATAGAAGGAAGAGAAATCATTGTTAGGGATACCACTAGGTTTCATCATTTCAAGGACGGGTCCTGCTCCTGCAGTGATTACTGGTAA
- the LOC112789721 gene encoding uncharacterized protein isoform X2: MDKRLKDIEDKTTAFKEMQAKVKKEMESVQESNSVINGGGESSNNNDQVPKVANFLGVRKAEEDSLSSNLVALTTHLFTGWSANISDANDAHKHSNVLVGEF; the protein is encoded by the exons ATGGATAAGCGCTTGAAGGATATAGAAGATAAAACTACTGCTTTTAAAGAGATGCAAGCCAAGGTCAAGAAGGAGATGGAATCTGTTCAGG AATCGAATAGTGTGATAAATGGTGGTGGTGAGAGCAGCAATAATAATGATCAAGTTCCAAAGGTAGCGAATTTTCTTGGTGTGAGGAAGGCAGAGGAAGATTCATTGTCATCAAATCTTGTTGCCCTTACTACACACCTCTTCACCG GTTGGAGTGCAAACATCTCAGATGCAAATGATGCCCACAAGCATTCAAATGTTCTTGTGGGAGAGTTTTGA
- the LOC112789721 gene encoding beta-galactosidase isoform X1, whose product MDKRLKDIEDKTTAFKEMQAKVKKEMESVQESNSVINGGGESSNNNDQVPKVGVQTSQMQMMPTSIQMFLWESFDEDPSSMDDSSTITASGLLEQINVTRDTSDYLWYTTRKGFRYEHDTIVDGMIKDGLWNECL is encoded by the exons ATGGATAAGCGCTTGAAGGATATAGAAGATAAAACTACTGCTTTTAAAGAGATGCAAGCCAAGGTCAAGAAGGAGATGGAATCTGTTCAGG AATCGAATAGTGTGATAAATGGTGGTGGTGAGAGCAGCAATAATAATGATCAAGTTCCAAAG GTTGGAGTGCAAACATCTCAGATGCAAATGATGCCCACAAGCATTCAAATGTTCTTGTGGGAGAGTTTTGATGAAGATCCTTCTTCTATGGATGACAGCTCCACAATTACTGCTTCTGGTCTCTTGGAACAAATAAATGTTACACGGGATACAAGTGATTACCTTTGGTATACAACTAG GAAGGGATTTCGATATGAACATGATACGATCGTTGATGGTATGATCAAAGATGGCCTTTGGAATGAATGTCTATAA